A genomic stretch from Enterobacter dykesii includes:
- the rpoH gene encoding RNA polymerase sigma factor RpoH, translated as MTKEMQTLALAPVGNLESYIRAANTWPMLTAEEEKELAEKLHYQGDLEAAKTLILSHLRFVVHVARNYAGYGLPQADLIQEGNIGLMKAVRRFNPEVGVRLVSFAVHWIKAEIHEYVLRNWRIVKVATTKAQRKLFFNLRKTKQRLGWFNQDEVEMVARELGVTSKDVREMESRMAAQDMTFDMSSDDDASDSQPMAPVLYLQDKTSNFADGIEEDNWEDQAANKLTHAMEGLDERSQDIIRARWLDEDNKSTLQELADRYGVSAERVRQLEKNAMKKLRAAIEA; from the coding sequence ATGACCAAAGAAATGCAAACTTTAGCTTTAGCCCCTGTTGGTAACCTGGAATCTTACATCCGGGCTGCGAACACCTGGCCGATGTTAACGGCCGAGGAAGAAAAGGAGCTTGCTGAAAAGCTGCATTACCAGGGCGATCTGGAAGCAGCTAAGACGCTGATCCTGTCTCACCTGCGCTTTGTTGTTCACGTTGCTCGTAATTATGCGGGCTACGGCCTGCCGCAGGCGGACTTGATTCAGGAAGGTAACATCGGTCTGATGAAGGCTGTACGTCGCTTCAACCCGGAAGTGGGTGTGCGACTGGTCTCCTTCGCCGTACACTGGATCAAAGCAGAAATTCACGAATACGTGCTGCGCAACTGGCGTATCGTGAAGGTCGCCACGACAAAAGCGCAGCGTAAACTGTTCTTTAACCTGCGTAAAACCAAGCAGCGTCTGGGCTGGTTCAACCAGGATGAAGTGGAAATGGTGGCGCGCGAGCTGGGCGTAACCAGCAAAGACGTGCGTGAGATGGAATCCCGTATGGCCGCGCAGGACATGACCTTTGATATGTCCTCCGACGACGACGCATCTGACAGCCAGCCGATGGCCCCGGTTCTGTATCTGCAGGATAAAACCTCTAACTTTGCTGACGGCATCGAAGAGGACAACTGGGAAGATCAGGCCGCGAACAAGCTGACCCATGCGATGGAAGGCCTCGACGAACGTAGCCAGGATATTATCCGCGCCCGCTGGCTGGACGAAGACAACAAGTCCACGCTGCAGGAGCTGGCCGACCGCTACGGCGTTTCTGCGGAACGTGTCCGTCAGCTTGAAAAGAACGCCATGAAAAAACTTCGCGCCGCTATCGAAGCGTAA
- the ftsX gene encoding permease-like cell division protein FtsX yields the protein MNKRDAINQIRQFGNRFDRFRKPQGGGDGNRNAPKRQKAAPKPASRKTNVFNEQVRYAFHGALQDLKSKPLATFLTVMVIAISLTLPSVCYMVYKNVNQAASQYYPSPQITVYLDKALDDNAAAQVVGQIQAEQGVEKVNYLSREDALGEFRNWSGFGGALDMLEENPLPAVAVVIPKLDFQGTDSLNTLRDRITRIKGIDEVRMDDSWFARLSALTGLVGRVAAMIGVLMVAAVFLVIGNSVRLSIFARRDTINVQKLIGATDGFILRPFLYGGALLGFSGAFLSLILSEILVLRLSSAVTEVAQVFGTKFDISGLGFDECLLLLLVCSMIGWVAAWLATVQHLRHFTPD from the coding sequence GTGAATAAGCGTGATGCAATAAACCAGATTCGGCAGTTCGGAAACCGGTTTGACCGTTTCCGTAAGCCGCAGGGCGGTGGTGATGGCAATCGTAATGCGCCGAAGCGCCAGAAGGCCGCGCCAAAACCGGCCTCCCGTAAAACCAACGTGTTCAACGAGCAGGTGCGCTACGCTTTCCACGGCGCGCTGCAGGACCTGAAAAGCAAACCGCTGGCGACGTTCCTGACGGTGATGGTGATCGCCATCTCCCTGACGCTGCCAAGCGTCTGCTATATGGTCTATAAAAACGTCAACCAGGCGGCCTCACAGTATTATCCATCTCCGCAAATCACGGTCTATCTGGATAAAGCCCTCGACGATAACGCCGCCGCGCAGGTGGTTGGGCAAATCCAGGCCGAGCAGGGCGTGGAGAAGGTCAACTATCTCTCGCGTGAAGACGCCCTGGGCGAGTTCCGTAACTGGTCTGGTTTTGGCGGCGCGCTGGATATGCTTGAAGAGAACCCGCTGCCCGCCGTGGCGGTGGTGATCCCGAAGCTGGATTTCCAGGGGACCGATTCGCTTAACACCCTGCGCGATCGCATCACGCGCATTAAGGGCATTGATGAAGTGCGCATGGACGACAGCTGGTTTGCGCGTCTCTCAGCCCTGACCGGGCTGGTAGGACGCGTCGCGGCGATGATTGGCGTGCTGATGGTGGCGGCGGTCTTCCTCGTCATCGGCAACAGCGTGCGCCTGAGCATCTTTGCCCGTCGCGATACCATCAACGTGCAGAAACTGATTGGTGCGACGGATGGCTTCATCCTTCGACCGTTCCTTTACGGCGGCGCACTGCTCGGTTTTTCCGGTGCATTTCTTTCACTGATATTGTCAGAAATTTTGGTGCTGCGGCTCTCGTCTGCCGTCACTGAAGTGGCGCAGGTTTTCGGAACGAAGTTTGATATCAGTGGCTTAGGCTTCGATGAGTGCCTGTTACTGCTGCTGGTTTGCTCGATGATTGGGTGGGTGGCAGCCTGGCTGGCAACCGTTCAACATTTACGTCACTTTACTCCCGACTAA